In a genomic window of Streptomyces sp. NBC_01231:
- a CDS encoding transglutaminase-like domain-containing protein, with amino-acid sequence MRPPYPPPPERSADLRRRFAEEARSERPDLSLLCLLIGAEADGTLDEAGMDAAQIELDRLAGQLPFRPGGPRSWAVALCELLGERYGFRGSPADYQRLESSLLHRVLLRRHGLPILLSVVWMEVARRAGAPVYGVALPGHFVVGFGPTRHPTTAPQGASLGDFFQEQVLADPFDGGRVLTGPDAEVLVVGATGAALEPSMLRPAEPLDVVLRILNNVRAWAATRPERSDVSLWAVELSLLLPSHPARLRYERAQLLVQRGEFLAGAVELEAYAEVVGAVDEPAADRVRKQAHAARAMLN; translated from the coding sequence ATGCGTCCCCCCTACCCGCCACCGCCCGAACGCTCCGCGGACCTGCGGCGCCGGTTCGCCGAAGAGGCCCGCTCCGAGCGGCCCGATCTGTCCCTGCTGTGTCTGCTGATCGGCGCGGAGGCGGACGGAACGCTCGACGAGGCCGGTATGGACGCCGCGCAGATCGAGCTCGACCGGCTGGCCGGGCAGCTGCCGTTCCGGCCCGGCGGACCGCGGTCCTGGGCGGTCGCGCTGTGCGAGCTGCTCGGCGAGCGGTACGGGTTTCGCGGGTCCCCCGCGGACTACCAGCGCCTGGAGTCGTCGCTGCTGCACCGGGTCCTGCTGCGCAGGCACGGGCTGCCGATCCTGCTGTCGGTGGTGTGGATGGAGGTGGCGCGGCGGGCGGGGGCGCCGGTGTACGGGGTGGCGCTGCCGGGGCACTTCGTGGTCGGGTTCGGTCCCACCCGTCACCCGACCACCGCCCCTCAGGGAGCTTCGCTCGGTGATTTCTTCCAGGAGCAGGTGCTGGCCGATCCCTTCGACGGCGGGCGGGTGCTGACCGGGCCCGACGCGGAGGTGCTGGTCGTGGGGGCGACGGGGGCCGCCCTGGAGCCGTCGATGCTGAGGCCCGCGGAGCCGTTGGACGTGGTCCTGCGGATTCTGAACAACGTTCGGGCGTGGGCCGCGACCCGGCCGGAGCGGTCGGATGTCTCGTTGTGGGCCGTCGAGTTGTCGCTGCTGCTGCCCTCGCATCCGGCCCGACTGCGGTATGAGCGTGCGCAGTTGTTGGTCCAGCGGGGGGAGTTTCTGGCCGGGGCGGTGGAGTTGGAGGCGTACGCCGAGGTCGTCGGCGCGGTGGATGAGCCGGCCGCCGACCGCGTGCGGAAACAGGCCCATGCGGCGCGGGCGATGCTCAACTGA
- a CDS encoding GNAT family N-acetyltransferase has product MEISATGRLVVRISAADVGKRVSVRRLDGPGVPGEKFTDTVGVLTSWDEGVLLITRRDGQSVRIPESALVAGKVVPPAPARRRGPAASYEELARVAARAWRPVESERLGDWELRAAAGFTRRANSVLPLGDPGVPLDTALTAVRRWYEDRGLPAYIQTATGAEGTQELLCAELERRGWTREVTAELWTGALAPVADRAEASEVVLSWEADEAWLARYQRKGVSEVALKVLGWGSPRSSEAESGGGPSVWFATVAGSSPGATPAAIGRCVVDGRWAGFAAVEVDPEQRRRGLATVVMAALARRALDEGASAAWLQVEADNAGARALYAGMGFSAHHAYHHYRAPGSVENGR; this is encoded by the coding sequence GTGGAAATCTCTGCGACAGGACGCCTCGTGGTCCGTATCTCCGCAGCTGACGTGGGCAAACGGGTGTCCGTACGGCGCCTCGACGGGCCCGGGGTCCCGGGTGAGAAGTTCACCGACACGGTGGGCGTTCTCACATCATGGGACGAGGGTGTGCTGCTGATCACGCGCCGGGACGGGCAAAGCGTCCGGATCCCGGAATCCGCGCTGGTGGCGGGCAAGGTCGTTCCGCCCGCTCCGGCCCGGCGTCGTGGCCCCGCCGCGTCCTACGAGGAGCTGGCGCGCGTCGCCGCGCGGGCCTGGCGGCCGGTGGAGAGCGAGCGGCTGGGCGACTGGGAGTTGCGGGCCGCCGCCGGGTTCACCCGGCGGGCCAACTCGGTGCTGCCGCTCGGCGACCCCGGAGTCCCGCTCGACACCGCCCTGACCGCCGTACGACGCTGGTACGAGGACCGTGGGCTGCCCGCCTACATACAGACCGCGACCGGGGCCGAGGGCACGCAGGAGCTGCTGTGCGCGGAACTGGAGCGGCGGGGCTGGACGCGGGAGGTGACCGCCGAGCTGTGGACCGGGGCGCTGGCGCCGGTCGCCGACCGGGCGGAGGCCTCCGAGGTGGTGCTGTCCTGGGAGGCGGACGAGGCGTGGCTCGCGCGCTATCAGCGCAAGGGGGTGAGCGAGGTGGCCCTGAAGGTGCTGGGATGGGGGTCCCCCCGCTCGAGCGAAGCCGAGAGTGGGGGAGGGCCGTCGGTGTGGTTCGCCACGGTTGCCGGCTCGTCGCCGGGTGCCACGCCCGCGGCCATCGGGCGGTGTGTGGTCGACGGGCGGTGGGCCGGTTTCGCCGCCGTGGAGGTGGACCCGGAGCAGCGACGGCGGGGGCTGGCGACCGTCGTGATGGCCGCGCTCGCCCGGCGGGCCCTCGACGAGGGCGCGTCGGCCGCATGGCTCCAGGTCGAGGCCGACAACGCGGGGGCCCGGGCGCTGTACGCCGGGATGGGGTTCTCGGCGCATCACGCGTACCACCACTACCGGGCCCCCGGAAGTGTCGAGAACGGGCGGTAG
- a CDS encoding ferredoxin family protein, whose translation MTYVIAQPCVDVKDKACIEECPVDCIYEGQRSLYIHPDECVDCGACEPVCPVEAIFYEDDTPEEWKDYYKANVEFFDELGSPGGASKLGLIERDHPFVAALPPQNQ comes from the coding sequence GTGACCTACGTCATCGCGCAGCCTTGTGTCGACGTCAAGGACAAGGCGTGCATCGAAGAGTGCCCGGTCGACTGCATCTACGAGGGCCAGCGGTCCTTGTACATCCACCCGGACGAATGCGTCGACTGTGGTGCCTGTGAGCCGGTCTGCCCGGTCGAGGCGATCTTCTACGAAGACGACACTCCCGAGGAGTGGAAGGACTACTACAAGGCGAACGTCGAGTTCTTCGACGAGCTCGGCTCTCCGGGCGGCGCCAGCAAGCTGGGCCTGATCGAGCGCGACCACCCCTTCGTCGCCGCGCTGCCGCCGCAGAACCAGTAA
- a CDS encoding bifunctional succinyldiaminopimelate transaminase/glutamate-prephenate aminotransferase: MSAVSDRLPTFPWDKLDPYKKTAAAHPDGIVDLSVGTPVDPVPELIQKALIDAADSPGYPTVWGTPALRDAITGWLERRLGAREVTHQHVLPIVGSKELVAWLPTQLGLGPGDRVAHPRLAYPTYEVGARLARADYEVYDDPTELDPTNLRLLWLNSPSNPTGKVLSKDELTRIVAWAREHGVLLFSDECYLELGWEADPVSVLHPDVNGGSYEGIVAVHSLSKRSNLAGYRAAFLAGDPAVLAPLLQIRKHGGMMTSAPTQAAVVAALGDDAHVREQRERYLARRGALREALLAHGFRIEHSEASLYLWATRDESCWATVGHLAELGILVAPGDFYGEAGEKFVRVALTATDERVRAAVERLT; this comes from the coding sequence GTGTCCGCAGTCTCCGACCGCCTCCCCACGTTCCCCTGGGACAAGCTGGACCCGTACAAGAAGACGGCCGCCGCGCACCCTGACGGCATCGTCGACCTGTCCGTGGGCACGCCGGTCGACCCGGTCCCCGAGCTGATCCAGAAGGCGCTCATCGACGCGGCGGACTCCCCGGGCTATCCGACGGTCTGGGGCACCCCCGCGCTGCGTGACGCGATCACCGGCTGGCTGGAGCGCCGACTGGGCGCCCGCGAGGTCACCCACCAGCACGTCCTGCCGATCGTCGGCTCCAAGGAACTCGTGGCCTGGCTCCCCACCCAGCTGGGCCTCGGCCCCGGCGACAGGGTGGCCCACCCGCGCCTGGCCTACCCGACCTACGAGGTCGGCGCCCGCCTCGCCCGCGCGGATTACGAGGTCTACGACGACCCGACCGAGCTGGACCCGACGAACCTCAGGCTCCTGTGGCTCAACTCTCCGTCCAACCCGACGGGCAAGGTGCTGTCGAAGGACGAACTGACCCGGATCGTCGCCTGGGCCCGCGAGCACGGCGTCCTGCTGTTCTCCGACGAGTGCTACCTGGAGCTGGGCTGGGAGGCCGACCCGGTCTCGGTGCTGCACCCGGACGTGAACGGGGGCTCGTACGAGGGCATCGTCGCGGTCCACTCGCTCTCCAAGCGCTCGAACCTGGCGGGCTACCGCGCGGCCTTCCTGGCCGGCGACCCGGCCGTCCTCGCCCCCCTGCTGCAGATCCGCAAGCACGGCGGAATGATGACGTCGGCCCCGACCCAGGCGGCCGTGGTGGCGGCCCTCGGCGACGACGCCCACGTCCGCGAGCAGCGCGAACGCTACCTCGCCCGCCGTGGCGCCCTGCGCGAGGCGCTGCTCGCCCACGGCTTCCGCATCGAGCACAGCGAGGCCAGCCTCTACCTGTGGGCGACGAGGGACGAGTCCTGCTGGGCCACCGTCGGTCACCTGGCCGAGCTGGGCATCCTGGTGGCCCCGGGCGACTTCTACGGTGAGGCGGGCGAGAAGTTCGTCCGCGTGGCCCTGACGGCGACCGACGAGCGGGTGCGGGCGGCCGTGGAGCGGCTGACGTAG
- a CDS encoding ATP-binding protein, whose protein sequence is MSLPLTRRIARAALLVAAGAAAGVGAAGSASAAAELPAAPNLGGLTALDGADVGTTVDGAQNLAGKTSGKAVKKAAPAAQKVAADAAGTAKDVVGGTTKTATKGGLPTDSLTKGGLPATDKLPAKGLPLG, encoded by the coding sequence ATGTCCCTCCCCCTGACCCGACGGATCGCCCGTGCCGCGCTGCTGGTGGCTGCGGGAGCGGCGGCCGGGGTCGGTGCGGCCGGCTCCGCCAGCGCGGCCGCCGAACTGCCTGCCGCCCCGAATCTCGGTGGGCTGACCGCCCTGGACGGGGCGGACGTCGGCACCACCGTCGACGGTGCGCAGAACCTGGCCGGCAAGACCAGCGGCAAGGCCGTGAAGAAGGCGGCGCCCGCGGCGCAGAAGGTGGCGGCTGACGCGGCGGGCACCGCCAAGGACGTCGTCGGTGGCACGACGAAGACCGCGACCAAGGGCGGCCTGCCCACGGACTCGCTGACCAAGGGCGGGCTCCCGGCGACCGACAAGCTGCCGGCCAAGGGTCTTCCCCTCGGCTGA
- a CDS encoding heavy metal transporter, with product MPELSPTPKPRGRLFRLGAAFVVLCAVAGYLVVQYLTGGAGAPGCKVVSGKADGATYELTPEQAVNAATITAVGTGRGMPERAVTIALATALQESGLRNIEHGDRDSLGLFQQRPSQGWGTPKEILDPTYAADIFYEHLSKVPDYRDLPLTVAAQRVQRSGFPSAYAKHEQDARILAAALTGQSAAALTCEGRQAATRAAGPDAVRSALVRDFGRDALEPVGAVVGGAATPKPSASDGSGGDGRTVTLSVAEETGPGDGRSLRERGWQLAHWAVANASALHIERVSYAGRQWAAGNTDSQWRAAGRTSGAGTTKDTGTVRIVTAQ from the coding sequence ATGCCAGAGCTGTCCCCTACTCCCAAGCCTCGCGGCCGCCTCTTCCGTCTCGGGGCGGCCTTCGTCGTCCTGTGCGCCGTCGCCGGTTATCTCGTGGTGCAGTACCTCACCGGAGGCGCGGGCGCCCCCGGGTGCAAGGTCGTCTCGGGCAAGGCCGACGGGGCGACGTACGAGTTGACTCCCGAGCAGGCGGTGAACGCGGCGACGATCACGGCCGTCGGCACCGGGCGCGGAATGCCCGAGCGGGCCGTGACGATCGCTCTGGCGACCGCGCTCCAGGAGTCCGGACTGCGCAACATCGAACACGGCGACCGGGATTCGCTCGGTCTGTTCCAGCAGCGGCCCTCGCAGGGCTGGGGGACGCCGAAGGAGATCCTGGACCCGACGTACGCGGCGGACATCTTCTACGAACACCTGTCCAAGGTGCCGGACTACAGGGACCTCCCGTTGACCGTCGCCGCGCAGCGTGTGCAGCGCAGCGGTTTTCCGTCGGCGTACGCGAAGCACGAGCAGGACGCCAGGATCCTCGCCGCCGCCCTCACCGGGCAGTCGGCGGCGGCGCTCACCTGCGAGGGGCGCCAGGCCGCCACCAGGGCCGCCGGTCCGGACGCGGTGCGCTCCGCCCTCGTACGGGACTTCGGTCGGGATGCGCTGGAGCCCGTCGGCGCCGTGGTGGGCGGCGCGGCCACACCCAAGCCCTCCGCGAGCGACGGGAGCGGCGGCGACGGGCGGACCGTGACGCTGTCGGTGGCCGAGGAGACCGGGCCGGGGGACGGCCGGAGCCTGCGGGAGCGGGGCTGGCAGCTGGCGCACTGGGCGGTCGCCAACGCCTCCGCCCTGCATATCGAGCGCGTGTCGTACGCCGGGCGGCAGTGGGCCGCCGGGAACACGGACAGCCAGTGGCGTGCGGCCGGTCGGACGAGCGGCGCCGGCACGACGAAGGACACCGGCACGGTGCGGATCGTGACTGCGCAGTAG
- the dapE gene encoding succinyl-diaminopimelate desuccinylase, translating into MADTPLDLTLDAAQLTAQLVDFPSESGTEKPLADAIETALRALPHLTVDRYGNNVVARTDLGRSERVILAGHIDTVPIAANVPSRLDDEGYLWGCGTCDMKSGVAVQLRIAATVPEPNRDLTFVFYDNEEVAAHLNGLGHVAQAHPQWLEGDFAVLLEPTDGQVEGGCQGTLRMFLKFTGERAHSARAWMGSNAIHAAAPALARLAAYEPRKPVVDGLQFHEGLNAVRIEGGVATNVIPDACTLVVNFRYAPDRSEQEAEAFVREYFADCGVDEFVVDDHTGGARPGLTHPAAQAFMAAVGGVARPKFGWTDVARFSSLGVPAVNYSPGDPLLAHKVDERVKVSLIPQTEERLRSWLTS; encoded by the coding sequence ATGGCCGACACCCCACTTGACCTCACGCTGGACGCCGCGCAGCTCACCGCGCAGCTCGTCGACTTCCCCTCCGAGAGTGGCACCGAGAAGCCGCTCGCGGACGCGATCGAGACCGCGCTGCGTGCTCTGCCCCATCTGACGGTCGACCGGTACGGCAACAACGTCGTGGCCCGCACCGACCTGGGCCGATCGGAACGCGTCATCCTCGCCGGCCACATCGACACCGTCCCCATCGCGGCCAACGTCCCCTCCCGGCTCGACGACGAGGGGTACCTGTGGGGCTGCGGCACCTGCGACATGAAGTCGGGGGTGGCGGTGCAACTGCGCATCGCGGCAACCGTCCCCGAGCCCAACCGGGACCTCACCTTCGTGTTCTACGACAACGAGGAGGTCGCCGCGCATCTGAACGGCCTCGGGCATGTGGCTCAGGCCCACCCGCAGTGGCTGGAGGGCGACTTCGCGGTCCTGCTGGAGCCGACGGACGGCCAGGTGGAGGGCGGCTGCCAGGGCACGCTCAGGATGTTCCTGAAGTTCACCGGAGAGCGAGCGCACTCCGCGCGCGCGTGGATGGGCTCCAACGCGATCCACGCGGCCGCCCCGGCACTCGCCAGGCTCGCCGCGTACGAGCCGCGCAAGCCGGTCGTGGACGGCCTCCAGTTCCACGAGGGCCTCAACGCCGTACGGATCGAGGGCGGCGTCGCCACCAACGTCATCCCCGACGCCTGCACGCTCGTCGTCAACTTCCGCTACGCGCCCGACCGCAGTGAGCAGGAGGCGGAGGCCTTCGTCCGCGAGTACTTCGCGGACTGCGGTGTGGACGAGTTCGTCGTGGACGACCACACCGGCGGCGCCCGCCCCGGCCTGACCCATCCGGCCGCGCAGGCCTTCATGGCGGCGGTCGGCGGCGTGGCCCGCCCCAAGTTCGGCTGGACGGACGTGGCCCGCTTCAGCTCGCTGGGCGTGCCCGCGGTGAACTACAGCCCGGGCGACCCGCTCCTCGCCCACAAGGTGGACGAGCGGGTGAAGGTGTCGCTGATCCCGCAGACGGAGGAGCGGCTGAGGTCCTGGCTGACGTCCTGA
- a CDS encoding TIGR00730 family Rossman fold protein, which yields MATGNPEGKKRPPEEQRLGPVLRRREQVQASTTDQRLLDAGGPSDWVHTDPWRVLRIQSEFIEGFGTLAELPPAISVFGSARTAADSPEYEAGVRLGRGLVEAGFAVITGGGPGAMEAANKGACEAKGISVGLGIELPFEQGLNPYVDIGLNFRYFFVRKMMFVKYAQGFVVLPGGLGTLDELFEALTLVQTQKVTRFPIVLFGTAYWGGLVDWLKNTLIAQGKASEKDLMLFHLTDDVDEAVALVSKEAGR from the coding sequence ATGGCTACTGGCAACCCCGAGGGCAAGAAGCGGCCACCGGAGGAGCAGCGCCTGGGACCGGTCCTCCGCAGACGCGAACAGGTCCAGGCGAGCACGACCGACCAGCGGCTGCTGGACGCGGGCGGCCCCTCGGACTGGGTCCACACCGACCCCTGGCGGGTGCTGCGCATCCAGTCGGAGTTCATCGAGGGCTTCGGCACACTCGCCGAACTCCCGCCCGCGATCAGCGTGTTCGGCTCGGCCCGGACCGCCGCCGACTCGCCGGAGTACGAGGCGGGCGTACGGCTCGGCCGCGGCCTGGTGGAGGCCGGTTTCGCGGTCATCACGGGCGGCGGACCCGGCGCCATGGAAGCCGCCAACAAGGGCGCCTGCGAGGCGAAGGGCATCTCCGTCGGGCTGGGCATCGAGTTGCCCTTCGAACAGGGGCTGAACCCCTACGTCGACATCGGCCTCAACTTCCGCTACTTCTTCGTCCGCAAGATGATGTTCGTGAAGTACGCGCAGGGCTTCGTGGTCCTGCCGGGAGGCCTCGGCACGCTGGACGAACTCTTCGAGGCCCTGACCCTCGTCCAGACCCAGAAGGTCACCCGCTTCCCGATCGTCCTGTTCGGAACTGCGTACTGGGGCGGTCTGGTGGACTGGCTGAAGAACACCCTGATCGCCCAGGGCAAGGCATCCGAGAAGGACCTGATGCTGTTCCACCTGACGGACGACGTGGACGAGGCGGTGGCGTTGGTGTCCAAGGAGGCGGGCCGCTAG
- the folP gene encoding dihydropteroate synthase has product MLRLGRREFAPHEPVIMAIVNRTPDSFYDQGATFRDEPALARVEQAVAEGAAIVDIGGVKAGPGEEVTAEEEARRTVGFVAEVRRRFPDVVISVDTWRAEVGEAVCEAGADLLNDAWGGVDPGLAEVAARFGAGLVCTHAGGAQPRTRPHRVAYDDVMADILRVTLGLAERAVSLGVPRESVLIDPGHDFGKNTRHSLEATRRLGEMVATGWPVLVSLSNKDFVGETLDRPVKERVVGTLATTAVSAWLGAQVYRVHEVAETRQVLDMVASIAGHRDPAVARRGLA; this is encoded by the coding sequence ATGCTCAGGCTGGGCAGGCGGGAATTCGCGCCGCACGAACCGGTGATCATGGCGATCGTGAACCGGACCCCGGACTCCTTCTACGACCAGGGGGCCACCTTCCGCGACGAACCCGCCCTCGCGCGCGTGGAGCAGGCGGTGGCGGAGGGCGCGGCCATCGTCGACATCGGCGGGGTGAAGGCCGGCCCGGGCGAAGAGGTGACCGCCGAGGAGGAGGCGCGGCGGACCGTCGGTTTCGTGGCCGAGGTGCGCAGGCGCTTCCCGGACGTCGTGATCAGCGTGGACACCTGGCGGGCCGAGGTCGGCGAGGCGGTCTGCGAGGCCGGGGCGGATCTGCTGAACGACGCGTGGGGCGGCGTGGACCCCGGCCTGGCGGAGGTCGCGGCACGGTTCGGCGCGGGGCTGGTGTGCACGCACGCGGGCGGTGCGCAGCCTCGGACGCGGCCGCACCGGGTGGCGTACGACGACGTCATGGCCGACATCCTGAGGGTGACCCTGGGGCTTGCCGAACGGGCCGTCTCCCTGGGTGTGCCCCGGGAGTCCGTGCTGATCGATCCCGGGCACGACTTCGGGAAGAACACGCGGCACAGTCTGGAGGCGACACGGCGGCTCGGCGAGATGGTCGCCACGGGGTGGCCGGTGCTGGTGTCGCTGTCCAACAAGGACTTCGTGGGCGAGACCCTGGACCGGCCGGTGAAGGAGCGCGTGGTCGGGACGCTGGCCACGACGGCGGTCTCGGCGTGGCTCGGGGCGCAGGTGTACCGGGTGCACGAAGTGGCGGAGACACGGCAGGTGCTGGACATGGTGGCGTCGATCGCGGGCCATCGGGATCCCGCGGTGGCCCGGCGGGGACTGGCGTAG
- a CDS encoding DivIVA domain-containing protein codes for MVMFLFLVIALAVVVAAVTLAVVGGGESDGPLPEAAPERLRDPLPPDRPVNRADVETLRFPLAARGYRMADVDDALSRLGAELAERDARISDLESALAGAQAAASHLSLDKPARREDQP; via the coding sequence ATGGTTATGTTCTTGTTCCTGGTCATCGCGCTGGCCGTGGTGGTCGCCGCGGTGACGCTCGCCGTCGTGGGCGGCGGCGAGAGTGACGGCCCGCTGCCGGAGGCCGCCCCCGAGCGGCTGCGGGACCCGCTGCCCCCGGACCGTCCGGTGAACCGCGCGGACGTCGAGACCCTGCGCTTCCCGCTCGCCGCCCGCGGCTACCGCATGGCGGACGTGGACGACGCCCTCAGCCGCCTAGGCGCCGAACTCGCCGAGCGGGACGCCCGTATCTCCGACCTGGAGTCCGCCCTGGCCGGCGCCCAGGCCGCCGCGAGCCACCTGTCCCTCGACAAGCCCGCCCGGCGGGAGGACCAGCCGTGA
- a CDS encoding DNA-3-methyladenine glycosylase I: MALAGPDGAPRCPWALSTTDYVTYHDEEWGRPVHGDDALYERLSLEAFQSGLSWITILRRREGFRAAFAGFDIAKVADFTDQDRERLLADEGIIRNRAKIDATLANARVLAEWAPGELDDLIWSHAPDPTGRPAPRTLGDVPAVTPESTALSKALKKRGLRFIGPTTAYALMQACGLVNDHLEACMARSAPSGARGTARSTT; this comes from the coding sequence GTGGCCCTCGCCGGTCCGGACGGCGCGCCGCGCTGCCCCTGGGCCCTGTCCACCACGGACTACGTGACGTACCACGACGAGGAGTGGGGCCGCCCGGTCCACGGCGACGACGCTCTGTACGAACGCCTCAGCCTGGAGGCCTTCCAGTCCGGGCTGTCGTGGATCACGATCCTGCGCCGCCGCGAGGGCTTCCGCGCGGCCTTCGCGGGCTTCGACATCGCCAAGGTGGCCGACTTCACCGACCAGGACCGCGAGCGCCTCCTCGCCGACGAGGGCATCATCCGCAACCGCGCCAAGATCGACGCGACACTCGCCAACGCGCGGGTACTGGCCGAGTGGGCGCCGGGCGAACTCGACGACCTCATCTGGTCCCACGCCCCGGACCCGACCGGTCGGCCCGCCCCCAGGACGCTGGGAGACGTACCGGCGGTCACTCCGGAATCGACGGCTCTGTCGAAGGCCCTGAAGAAGCGGGGCCTGCGCTTCATCGGCCCGACCACGGCGTACGCGCTGATGCAGGCGTGCGGCTTGGTCAACGATCACTTGGAAGCCTGCATGGCGAGGAGCGCCCCTTCAGGGGCGCGGGGAACGGCGCGATCAACCACGTAG
- a CDS encoding enoyl-CoA hydratase-related protein encodes MADTVLYEVREGLATITLNRPEAMNALNIATKVALRDAVRSAADDDTVRAVLLTAAGDRAFCVGQDLKEHIGLLAADREAGTGQTMSTVREHYNPVVRALTEMPKPVVAGVNGVAAGAGFGFALAADYRVVADTAAFNTSFAGVALTADSGVSWTLPRVVGPGRATDLLLFPRSIKAQEAYELGIANRVVPAESLRGEAEQVARALAQGPTVAYGAIKEAVAYGLSHSLAQTLEKEDELQTRAGSSEDHAIAVQAFVNKEKPKYLGR; translated from the coding sequence ATGGCCGACACCGTGCTGTACGAGGTGCGCGAGGGACTCGCGACGATCACGCTGAACCGCCCCGAGGCGATGAACGCGCTGAACATCGCGACCAAGGTCGCCCTCCGGGACGCGGTGCGGTCCGCTGCGGACGACGACACCGTGCGCGCGGTGCTGCTGACCGCCGCCGGGGACCGGGCGTTCTGCGTGGGGCAGGACCTCAAGGAGCACATCGGGCTGCTGGCCGCCGACCGCGAGGCGGGCACGGGGCAGACCATGAGCACGGTCCGGGAGCACTACAACCCGGTCGTGCGGGCGCTGACGGAGATGCCCAAGCCCGTGGTGGCGGGGGTGAACGGGGTCGCGGCAGGCGCCGGGTTCGGTTTCGCGCTCGCCGCGGACTACCGGGTCGTGGCGGACACGGCGGCCTTCAACACGTCCTTCGCGGGCGTGGCGCTGACCGCCGACTCGGGGGTCTCCTGGACGCTGCCGCGGGTCGTCGGCCCGGGGCGCGCCACCGACCTGCTGCTCTTCCCGCGGAGCATCAAGGCGCAGGAGGCGTACGAGCTCGGTATCGCCAACCGGGTCGTGCCCGCGGAGTCGCTGCGCGGCGAGGCGGAGCAGGTGGCGCGGGCGCTGGCCCAGGGACCGACGGTGGCCTACGGCGCGATCAAGGAGGCCGTCGCGTACGGGCTGTCCCACTCCCTGGCCCAGACGCTGGAGAAGGAGGACGAGCTGCAGACGCGGGCTGGTTCGTCGGAGGATCACGCGATCGCTGTGCAGGCCTTCGTCAACAAGGAGAAGCCGAAGTATCTGGGCCGGTGA
- a CDS encoding DUF3117 domain-containing protein yields the protein MAAMKPRTGDGPLEVTKEGRGIVMRVPLEGGGRLVVELTPDEADALGDALKKVVG from the coding sequence ATGGCGGCCATGAAGCCGCGGACGGGCGATGGCCCGCTCGAGGTGACCAAGGAGGGGCGGGGCATTGTCATGCGCGTTCCGCTCGAAGGCGGCGGGCGGCTCGTCGTCGAGCTGACCCCTGACGAGGCCGACGCACTCGGTGACGCCCTCAAGAAGGTTGTCGGCTGA
- a CDS encoding O-methyltransferase gives MTGNRQTSWAFADAYVAEDETLHWARDRAREAGLRSVSPGTGAALRLLAATVDAKAVAEIGTGTGVSGIHLLHGMRPDGVLTTVDPEPEHQQFARQAFRAGGFASNRARFIPGRALDVLPRLADAGYDLVFCDGDRQEFLDYLAESLRLLRPGGLVVFEGVFANGRTVDSGPQPTEVLRLRELLRAVRESQDLMPSLLPVGDGLLCAVKR, from the coding sequence ATTACCGGCAACCGGCAGACGAGCTGGGCGTTCGCCGACGCCTATGTCGCCGAGGACGAAACCCTGCACTGGGCCCGTGACCGGGCCCGCGAGGCGGGGTTGCGCTCGGTGTCGCCCGGCACGGGTGCGGCGTTGCGGTTGCTCGCTGCCACCGTGGACGCCAAGGCGGTCGCCGAGATCGGCACCGGGACCGGCGTGTCCGGGATCCATCTGCTGCACGGTATGCGCCCGGACGGTGTCCTCACCACGGTGGACCCCGAGCCGGAACACCAGCAGTTCGCCCGCCAGGCCTTCCGCGCCGGCGGCTTCGCCAGCAACCGGGCCCGCTTCATCCCCGGCCGTGCCCTGGACGTCCTGCCCCGGCTCGCGGACGCCGGCTATGACCTGGTGTTCTGCGACGGCGACCGGCAGGAGTTCCTCGACTACCTCGCTGAATCGTTGCGTCTGCTGCGTCCCGGTGGCCTCGTGGTGTTCGAGGGGGTCTTCGCGAACGGCCGCACGGTGGACTCGGGCCCCCAGCCCACGGAGGTCCTGCGGCTGCGGGAGCTGCTGCGCGCGGTGCGCGAGAGCCAGGACCTGATGCCGTCGCTGCTCCCCGTCGGCGACGGACTACTGTGCGCCGTCAAACGCTGA